Proteins found in one Moritella sp. Urea-trap-13 genomic segment:
- a CDS encoding PTS sugar transporter subunit IIB, which produces MIRIFLCCAAGMSTSMVVNKMRKAAEEADIKAEINAYSISAFETEVKNNDVCLVAPQVKYKFAEFSKRCEEENVACGQIDMMQYGMMKGKEILQQAINLKG; this is translated from the coding sequence ATGATTAGAATTTTCCTTTGCTGTGCAGCAGGTATGTCTACGTCTATGGTTGTTAATAAAATGCGTAAGGCTGCTGAAGAAGCGGATATTAAAGCTGAGATTAATGCTTACTCTATTTCTGCATTCGAAACTGAAGTTAAGAACAATGATGTTTGTCTCGTCGCCCCACAAGTGAAATACAAGTTTGCTGAATTCAGTAAGCGTTGTGAAGAAGAAAATGTGGCATGTGGGCAAATTGACATGATGCAGTACGGCATGATGAAGGGCAAAGAAATTCTACAACAAGCGATTAACTTAAAAGGCTAG
- a CDS encoding Hsp20 family protein, whose product MTTHFDFTPLYRSAIGFDRFAQVAERLTEQGKCTDYPRYNIAQLADNKYEITLAVAGFELSEIDIEVRVDEVIIAGKKAANTAGAENADSQKAAESKFLHRGIALRNFTRKFELADHIEVKGADLINGLLTLSLVRNVPEALQPRKIAIGA is encoded by the coding sequence ATGACAACACATTTTGATTTTACCCCATTATACCGCAGCGCTATTGGCTTTGATCGTTTTGCTCAAGTTGCAGAGCGCCTAACAGAGCAAGGTAAATGTACCGATTATCCTCGTTATAACATTGCTCAATTAGCAGATAATAAATATGAAATCACCCTTGCTGTCGCTGGTTTTGAGCTAAGCGAAATAGACATTGAAGTGAGAGTAGATGAAGTTATTATTGCAGGTAAGAAAGCGGCAAATACAGCAGGCGCAGAAAATGCTGATAGCCAGAAAGCAGCGGAATCTAAGTTCTTACATCGTGGCATTGCACTGCGTAACTTTACTCGCAAATTTGAATTAGCGGATCACATCGAAGTGAAAGGGGCTGATTTAATTAATGGCTTACTCACGCTATCGTTAGTACGTAATGTTCCTGAAGCATTGCAACCGCGAAAAATTGCAATAGGGGCGTAG
- a CDS encoding Hsp20 family protein, producing the protein MPTFDFTPLYRSAIGFERLAQLAETASQTRQSGNNFPPYNIEQLDENNYRITMAVAGFDLDEVEIVTQNNELLVKGTKTAAEDKDTRKFLHRGIAERNFERKFELADHVFVNGADMKNGLLYIELERQLPEAMKPRKIEINGAKTLSAK; encoded by the coding sequence ATGCCTACTTTTGATTTCACACCACTATACCGCAGTGCAATTGGTTTTGAACGTCTAGCTCAGCTAGCTGAAACCGCATCTCAAACTCGTCAGTCGGGTAACAACTTTCCTCCGTACAACATCGAACAGCTTGATGAGAACAACTATCGCATCACTATGGCTGTGGCTGGTTTTGACCTAGATGAAGTAGAGATCGTGACACAAAATAACGAACTCCTTGTCAAAGGCACTAAAACGGCAGCCGAAGATAAAGACACCCGCAAATTCTTACATCGTGGTATTGCAGAACGTAACTTTGAACGTAAGTTTGAACTTGCCGACCATGTGTTTGTAAATGGCGCGGATATGAAAAACGGTCTGCTTTATATTGAACTCGAGCGTCAATTACCTGAAGCGATGAAACCTCGAAAAATTGAAATTAATGGCGCTAAGACACTGTCAGCTAAATAA
- a CDS encoding EAL domain-containing protein has translation MWVVIFSALNYFKEKQHLYSELDEKLKNAALTIPAILPKGFHHKDMNKADLSKQQDLAITLALSEYTQRTDIVYLYTLILRDNKIFYTTSSASDAELKSNTFAVNYFEHYDDAASDLAAVFGQHYSQINEISDKWGDFRSILIPIKADDGSVYIVGADLSISHIDTLLNETLYLTLIISALFLLFVCPLFVVLSLEPRRQVRILANKVTKQTSELVESEAKLTSIFEYSPVGIFHYDNNGVIQKTNKRFEEILGADRDTLIGFNMLERLEDTEILNMVKQSLQGKVSVYEGPYTSVSGQRCMHLHANFVPLYSSTGELEGGIGVYNDVTEKQQSTANLKKLSMVVEYSPESIFITDTRGIIEYVNPKFTVTTGYTGTEVVGKKANFFRSNDTPDRVYRNLWATILAGQEWRGELKNCKKNGELFWAKVCIVPVTNEGVITHFIGIQVDVTKARISSRKISYQATHDMLTGLINRYEFENLLAQNITSAQQDNTTHALCFLDLDQFKIINDTCGHMAGDELLRQLALLLSENIKPQDILARLGGDEFAILMTQCDLAQAEKTAQDIQALIANFQFMWEKNIFSIGASIGLAEINSQTKNITEILIGVDSACYAAKDLGRNRIHIYHSEDELLVKRDGEFRWVNELKYALNENRFELYAQPIVSLSDSSKKPIYEVLLRLRTRSGDIVPPGAFLPAAERYNLSNAIDRWVVDHTFAWMGQHLQHLDHVDHLAINLSGASLGSLTLLSHIMQQITLHNLPPSMIKFEITETAAISNLRDATLFIKTLRDFGCQFALDDFGSGLSSFAYLKNLPVCTLKIDGMFVKDILDDPIDEAMVKSINDIGHVMGMKTIAEFVENDAIRQRLQDMGVDYAQGYGIGKPAPINEILQSMGKGT, from the coding sequence ATGTGGGTAGTCATTTTTTCAGCATTAAATTATTTTAAAGAAAAACAGCACCTGTATTCTGAACTGGATGAAAAACTGAAAAATGCCGCGCTGACCATTCCCGCTATTTTACCCAAAGGATTTCATCATAAGGACATGAACAAAGCAGATCTGTCTAAGCAACAAGATCTTGCTATTACCTTAGCGCTATCTGAATATACTCAACGCACTGATATTGTGTATCTCTATACCTTGATCTTGCGGGATAATAAAATTTTCTATACCACTTCAAGTGCTTCTGATGCTGAACTGAAGTCCAATACGTTTGCGGTTAACTATTTTGAACATTATGACGATGCGGCTTCGGATCTTGCGGCTGTTTTTGGGCAACATTATAGCCAAATTAATGAAATTAGTGATAAGTGGGGCGATTTTCGTAGTATCCTCATACCGATCAAGGCGGATGATGGTAGCGTATATATTGTTGGTGCTGACCTTTCAATTAGCCATATTGATACGCTATTAAATGAAACCTTATATTTAACTTTAATCATCTCGGCGTTATTTTTATTGTTTGTCTGTCCGCTATTTGTTGTGCTTAGTTTAGAACCTCGTCGACAGGTTCGTATTTTGGCAAACAAGGTAACAAAACAAACATCAGAATTGGTTGAAAGTGAAGCAAAGCTCACGTCCATTTTTGAGTACTCTCCCGTTGGCATATTCCACTATGATAATAATGGTGTGATCCAAAAAACTAATAAACGTTTTGAAGAAATCCTCGGTGCTGACAGGGATACACTTATTGGTTTTAACATGCTGGAACGGCTTGAAGATACTGAAATACTCAACATGGTGAAACAGTCACTACAAGGTAAAGTGAGTGTGTATGAAGGTCCTTATACATCCGTATCTGGTCAACGGTGTATGCATTTACATGCCAATTTCGTCCCGCTTTATTCCAGTACTGGAGAGTTAGAAGGCGGTATCGGTGTCTATAATGACGTAACGGAAAAACAGCAAAGTACTGCGAACTTAAAAAAACTCTCTATGGTTGTTGAATACAGTCCTGAAAGTATATTTATAACAGATACTCGCGGTATTATTGAGTATGTAAATCCTAAGTTCACCGTTACCACAGGTTACACTGGAACTGAAGTTGTCGGTAAAAAAGCCAATTTTTTTCGTTCTAACGATACGCCTGATCGTGTATACAGAAATCTATGGGCAACGATATTAGCAGGCCAAGAATGGCGTGGTGAATTAAAAAACTGCAAGAAAAATGGTGAACTATTCTGGGCTAAAGTCTGTATTGTACCAGTCACAAATGAGGGGGTTATAACCCATTTTATTGGTATTCAAGTCGATGTAACCAAAGCAAGAATTTCGTCACGAAAAATTTCCTATCAAGCTACTCATGACATGCTGACAGGGTTAATTAATCGTTATGAATTTGAAAACCTCCTTGCGCAAAACATTACGTCAGCACAGCAAGATAATACGACTCATGCATTATGCTTCTTAGACCTTGATCAGTTTAAGATTATTAATGATACCTGCGGCCATATGGCAGGAGATGAACTGCTGCGCCAATTAGCTTTGTTGTTAAGTGAAAATATTAAACCACAAGACATATTAGCCCGGTTAGGGGGGGATGAATTTGCCATTTTAATGACCCAATGTGATCTCGCCCAGGCCGAGAAAACGGCGCAGGATATACAGGCATTAATTGCGAACTTTCAGTTTATGTGGGAAAAAAATATATTCAGTATCGGCGCTAGTATCGGTTTGGCTGAGATTAACAGTCAAACTAAAAATATCACCGAAATATTAATAGGTGTCGATTCAGCTTGTTATGCCGCTAAAGACTTAGGTCGTAATCGTATTCATATCTATCATTCAGAGGATGAACTGTTAGTTAAACGTGATGGTGAATTCCGTTGGGTTAATGAACTAAAATACGCATTAAATGAGAATAGATTTGAACTCTATGCACAGCCGATTGTGTCGCTTTCAGATTCATCGAAAAAGCCGATCTATGAGGTATTACTCCGCCTGCGCACTCGAAGTGGTGACATTGTCCCCCCTGGTGCATTTTTACCTGCCGCAGAACGCTATAATTTATCCAATGCGATAGACCGTTGGGTCGTCGATCATACCTTTGCTTGGATGGGACAGCATTTACAGCATTTAGACCATGTTGATCACCTCGCTATTAACTTATCTGGTGCATCATTGGGGAGTCTTACGCTACTCAGTCATATTATGCAGCAGATCACATTGCATAATTTACCGCCCAGTATGATCAAGTTTGAAATAACAGAAACTGCAGCGATCAGTAATTTGCGTGATGCGACCTTATTTATCAAAACATTACGTGACTTTGGTTGTCAGTTTGCGCTGGATGATTTTGGCAGTGGCTTGTCTTCATTTGCCTACTTGAAAAATTTACCTGTGTGTACGTTGAAGATTGACGGTATGTTTGTTAAAGATATTTTGGACGATCCGATCGATGAAGCTATGGTTAAATCAATCAATGATATTGGTCATGTCATGGGCATGAAAACGATAGCTGAGTTTGTTGAAAATGATGCCATTAGGCAGCGATTACAGGACATGGGCGTCGATTATGCCCAAGGTTATGGGATCGGTAAACCGGCTCCGATTAACGAAATCTTGCAATCGATGGGTAAAGGGACTTGA
- a CDS encoding FdhF/YdeP family oxidoreductase, translated as MTIKKYTGSAGGWGALLSTTQHLVKSENVSRNIRNLLKTNQDKGFDCPGCAWGESKEQTRFKFCENGAKAVNWEATSRRVTPDFFAQHPVTWLTQQSDYFLESQGRLSHPVKYNRLTDCYEAVSWQQAFTLIAKHLNALEHPNQAEFYTSGRASNEAAFLYQLFVRKFGTNNFPDCSNMCHEASGVGLKQAIGIGKGTVTLEDFEHADAIFVFGQNPGTNHPRMLDTLRQASRRGAAVVTFNTLKERGLERFTNPQSVAEMLTDGSTQISQCYFTPKLGGDMAVVRGMVKALCVIDKAELAIGRKSIFDHAFIAEHTQGLDDYLTAVKATSWSEITEQAGLFQAEIEHAANIYRQANRVIITWAMGITQHKHSVNTIQEIANLQLLFGQLGQQGAGLCPVRGHSNVQGDRTMGIDEKPSAAFIDSISQQFDFSAPSEPGHNTVAAIKAMLAGDSKVFIGLGGNFAAATPDTALTQQALSNCHLTVNIATKLNRTHLIYGKDSLILPCLGRTDIDMQASGPQSITVEDSFSMVHASAGVVAGDTGEMRSEPAVIAGIAEATLGKQPIDWRWVIEDYARIRDLIAKSIPGFDDFNDKIQQPGGFYLGNSAANRQWNTASNKAQFMRHDLPVHLLPANLRELSQDPVLVLQTMRSHDQYNTTIYGFNDRYRGISGERKVLFVNENDIAALGMENSQLVDIESLWPDGIERKVFGFKLVAYDIPEGNIAAYFPETNALVSIDGRGDLSDTPISKAIPVVLSKTVLESNKIDTVTA; from the coding sequence ATGACAATTAAAAAATACACAGGGTCAGCTGGTGGCTGGGGTGCGTTATTAAGCACCACTCAACATCTGGTGAAAAGTGAAAATGTATCACGTAATATTCGCAATTTACTTAAAACTAACCAAGACAAGGGCTTTGATTGTCCTGGTTGTGCTTGGGGTGAATCAAAAGAACAAACCCGGTTTAAATTTTGTGAAAATGGCGCCAAAGCGGTGAACTGGGAAGCCACAAGTCGACGTGTAACGCCGGATTTTTTCGCACAACATCCGGTAACTTGGTTAACGCAGCAAAGTGACTATTTTTTAGAATCCCAAGGGCGGCTTAGTCATCCTGTTAAGTACAATCGTCTGACGGATTGCTATGAAGCAGTGAGTTGGCAGCAAGCATTTACCCTCATAGCCAAACATTTGAATGCCCTTGAACACCCTAACCAAGCCGAATTTTATACTTCGGGTCGAGCGAGTAATGAGGCGGCTTTTTTATATCAGCTTTTTGTGCGTAAGTTTGGTACCAATAACTTTCCAGATTGTTCCAATATGTGTCACGAAGCCAGTGGCGTTGGCTTAAAGCAAGCGATTGGTATCGGCAAAGGTACGGTAACACTAGAAGACTTTGAGCATGCGGATGCTATTTTTGTGTTTGGTCAAAATCCAGGAACAAATCATCCACGTATGTTAGATACGCTTCGTCAGGCATCGCGCCGAGGAGCGGCTGTCGTTACTTTTAATACCCTAAAAGAACGAGGTTTAGAGCGTTTTACCAACCCACAATCAGTGGCAGAGATGCTCACCGATGGCTCGACACAAATTAGCCAATGCTACTTCACGCCTAAACTCGGTGGTGACATGGCTGTTGTGCGCGGTATGGTTAAAGCACTTTGTGTGATAGATAAGGCTGAATTAGCAATAGGGCGGAAATCTATATTTGATCATGCATTTATTGCCGAGCATACCCAAGGCCTCGATGACTACTTAACAGCTGTTAAAGCAACGTCATGGAGTGAAATAACCGAGCAGGCTGGGTTATTCCAAGCTGAAATAGAGCACGCCGCCAACATTTATCGCCAAGCTAATCGCGTTATTATTACCTGGGCGATGGGCATTACACAGCATAAGCATTCGGTGAACACCATTCAAGAAATTGCCAATTTACAATTACTGTTTGGCCAGTTGGGACAGCAGGGCGCAGGGTTGTGTCCAGTGCGTGGGCACAGTAATGTGCAGGGCGATCGTACTATGGGCATAGATGAAAAACCGAGTGCAGCATTCATCGACAGCATATCTCAGCAATTTGATTTTTCAGCGCCGTCAGAACCTGGGCATAATACCGTTGCCGCGATCAAAGCGATGCTTGCTGGTGACAGTAAAGTATTTATTGGGCTTGGGGGCAATTTTGCGGCGGCCACACCAGATACGGCATTAACACAGCAAGCGCTTTCTAACTGTCATTTGACGGTTAATATCGCCACCAAATTAAACCGTACCCATTTGATATATGGTAAAGACTCGCTGATATTACCTTGCCTAGGCCGCACAGATATTGATATGCAAGCATCTGGACCGCAAAGTATTACTGTTGAAGATTCTTTTAGCATGGTGCATGCATCTGCTGGTGTGGTGGCAGGTGATACCGGCGAAATGCGCTCGGAGCCAGCTGTTATCGCTGGTATTGCAGAAGCAACATTGGGCAAGCAGCCTATTGATTGGCGTTGGGTGATTGAAGATTATGCTCGGATCAGAGATTTAATTGCAAAAAGCATTCCTGGCTTTGATGATTTTAATGACAAAATACAGCAACCAGGCGGTTTTTATCTTGGTAACAGCGCTGCTAATCGGCAGTGGAACACTGCCTCTAACAAAGCACAATTCATGCGTCATGATCTGCCTGTTCATTTACTGCCTGCAAACTTACGGGAGCTAAGTCAAGATCCTGTGTTGGTATTACAAACTATGCGTTCACATGACCAATACAACACCACTATTTATGGTTTTAATGATCGCTACCGCGGTATTTCTGGAGAGCGTAAAGTACTTTTTGTTAACGAAAACGACATTGCAGCATTAGGCATGGAGAATAGCCAATTAGTCGATATTGAATCGCTTTGGCCTGATGGTATTGAACGTAAAGTGTTTGGTTTTAAGCTGGTGGCTTATGATATTCCAGAGGGTAATATTGCTGCTTACTTCCCTGAAACTAATGCCTTGGTATCTATCGATGGCAGAGGGGATTTGAGTGATACGCCCATTTCCAAAGCTATCCCTGTTGTGTTATCCAAGACAGTGTTGGAGAGTAATAAAATTGATACTGTGACCGCTTAA
- the fdhD gene encoding formate dehydrogenase accessory sulfurtransferase FdhD: MAEQKTHPENDPPVVNDAVFNVDSQLDTHKNNQSRPYALSHSSHQVGVATCSLQHINGVNVSLAIDAVIIEEPLEIRLIYSDSAGKEQERVYLVTMRTPGDDLNLVTGLLLAEGIINKANDIVGINEQFDLDDIYRNGLYDNDARQNEIHVQLSPDVVVDWTLINRDTTSFSSCGVCGKSSIKSLELRNIADLDPTEGWLSGHVIPHFSEQLRQYQSMFNQTGGVHGCALFDAQGALLMSCEDVGRHNALDKLMGKLARSSEFDQQGKVVFLSGRISFELVQKVLVSGISVLIAVGAPSNLAINMAKRFNLTLIGFSRDGGFNVYHGAFRLNLLNDNRTPEIV, from the coding sequence ATGGCTGAACAAAAAACACACCCCGAAAACGATCCCCCAGTTGTTAACGATGCTGTCTTTAATGTGGATAGCCAGCTAGATACGCATAAAAATAATCAATCTCGCCCATATGCACTCTCACACTCCTCACATCAGGTAGGTGTTGCGACATGTTCTCTTCAGCATATTAATGGCGTAAACGTTAGCCTTGCAATTGACGCTGTGATTATTGAAGAGCCTTTAGAGATACGGCTTATTTATAGTGATAGCGCGGGCAAAGAGCAAGAACGGGTGTATTTAGTCACGATGCGTACACCGGGTGATGATCTTAACTTGGTGACAGGTTTGTTATTGGCGGAAGGAATCATCAACAAGGCTAATGATATTGTCGGTATTAATGAGCAATTTGATTTAGATGACATTTACCGCAATGGCCTTTACGACAATGACGCACGCCAAAACGAAATACATGTACAGTTATCACCAGATGTTGTTGTCGATTGGACGTTAATCAATCGTGATACCACATCTTTTTCCAGTTGTGGCGTGTGTGGCAAGTCATCGATAAAGTCTTTAGAGCTACGTAATATTGCCGACTTAGACCCAACCGAAGGCTGGTTATCTGGTCATGTCATCCCGCACTTTAGTGAGCAACTCCGTCAATACCAATCGATGTTTAATCAAACCGGTGGCGTACATGGCTGCGCTTTATTCGATGCTCAAGGGGCGTTATTAATGAGCTGTGAAGATGTCGGTCGTCATAATGCATTAGACAAATTGATGGGTAAATTAGCCAGAAGCTCTGAGTTTGATCAGCAAGGTAAAGTCGTATTCTTAAGCGGCCGTATCAGTTTCGAGTTAGTGCAAAAAGTGCTGGTGTCGGGTATCTCGGTACTGATTGCTGTTGGCGCACCCTCTAACCTTGCCATCAACATGGCAAAGCGCTTTAACCTGACACTGATTGGCTTTAGTCGCGATGGCGGCTTTAATGTCTACCATGGCGCTTTTCGTTTAAATCTACTTAATGACAATAGAACGCCTGAGATAGTTTGA
- a CDS encoding ferrodoxin oxidoreductase beta subunit has protein sequence MRLILLTTCLLFSNLAYSASLTASSKSLGIKLGSASIGSEDYTVAGVSINYFALDNLAVGTAYEYWFSGKPTVSKATLESTYYLPASEQLKPYFGLLYSHYFVEDNADIDAYGYRVGIAYINSPMFFSAGLRQEKYTSDRAIFSNEDATGEFMIGFSF, from the coding sequence ATGAGACTTATACTTTTAACTACTTGCCTACTATTCAGCAATCTTGCCTATTCAGCCTCATTAACGGCAAGTAGTAAGTCACTGGGCATAAAACTGGGGAGCGCTTCTATTGGTTCAGAAGACTATACCGTCGCAGGTGTCTCGATTAATTACTTTGCCTTAGATAACCTTGCTGTTGGTACCGCTTATGAATACTGGTTTTCAGGTAAACCGACAGTATCAAAAGCCACTTTAGAATCCACTTATTATCTCCCCGCATCCGAGCAGCTAAAACCCTATTTCGGTTTGTTGTATAGCCATTACTTTGTCGAAGATAATGCAGATATAGATGCTTATGGTTATCGTGTTGGCATCGCCTATATTAACTCACCCATGTTCTTTAGCGCCGGACTTCGCCAAGAAAAATACACCTCAGACAGAGCTATATTTTCTAACGAGGACGCCACGGGTGAATTTATGATTGGATTTTCTTTTTAG
- a CDS encoding NAD(P)/FAD-dependent oxidoreductase, with product MTSKTYRNYIKSAQTKEARTFDVIIIGSGTGGMSAASFLAQAGKRVLLLEQHYVLGGFTHTFERSGYIWDVGLHYVGQVHIEGSVLNKVFRYIAKDKLKWEPLDNIYDRAIFGDEEYQFPRGRDNLKAKLKAYFPEEKDRISIDQYFSLLDDAQNLGSGYYLEKTLPPMLSKIVGNFLRRSTLKVSDKTTLAALKEITDNVKLIGVLTAQYGDYGLTPAKSSFYMHALLANHYMEGAAYPVGGAAKIAECIIPIINESEGIALTLANVDEIIVEDNTATGVRMKDGEALYAKTIISAAGITNTYSHLLPEKVSKGHKLDKLLDELEPATAHVGLYVGLKESSTSLALKKCNYWIYPNQYDHDKGREEYKDFNATIPVSFVSFPSAKDPLAEKRRPDRSTAEVIMLVPYEWFTQWENTKWQKRDDEYKALKEKLAQQMLEQLYRIAPQLKGKIDYYEVSTPLSTRHFSQHKQGEIYGLAHSPKRFRQKFLRIHTPIKNLFLSGQDVMTASIAGGTMSGLLCASTVLKENLLWTVNKAIK from the coding sequence ATGACCAGCAAGACATACCGGAATTATATAAAGTCGGCTCAAACAAAAGAAGCACGAACCTTTGATGTCATTATTATTGGCTCTGGAACTGGGGGCATGAGTGCCGCCTCTTTTTTGGCTCAAGCGGGTAAACGCGTACTTTTGCTAGAGCAACATTACGTACTCGGGGGCTTTACGCATACGTTTGAACGTAGTGGTTATATTTGGGATGTTGGTTTGCACTATGTCGGCCAAGTTCATATCGAGGGCAGCGTATTGAATAAGGTCTTTCGCTATATTGCGAAAGATAAACTCAAATGGGAGCCGCTGGACAACATTTATGACAGAGCTATATTCGGTGATGAAGAATATCAATTCCCTAGAGGAAGAGATAATCTTAAGGCCAAGTTAAAGGCCTATTTTCCAGAAGAAAAGGACAGGATCTCAATCGATCAATACTTCTCATTACTCGATGACGCTCAAAACTTAGGCAGCGGTTACTATTTAGAAAAAACCTTACCGCCAATGTTATCAAAAATAGTGGGTAATTTTTTACGTCGCAGCACGCTTAAGGTTTCCGATAAAACGACATTAGCAGCATTAAAAGAAATTACCGACAACGTTAAACTGATTGGCGTACTAACGGCGCAATACGGTGATTACGGTTTAACGCCTGCAAAGAGCAGTTTTTACATGCACGCATTGCTCGCCAATCACTATATGGAAGGGGCTGCCTACCCTGTAGGAGGCGCAGCCAAAATTGCCGAATGTATTATTCCTATTATTAATGAGTCGGAAGGAATAGCCCTGACACTGGCCAATGTGGATGAAATTATTGTTGAAGACAATACTGCCACCGGTGTGCGCATGAAAGACGGTGAAGCGCTTTACGCTAAAACCATTATCAGTGCTGCCGGTATTACCAATACATATTCACATTTATTGCCGGAAAAAGTGAGCAAGGGCCATAAGCTAGATAAGTTACTTGACGAGCTGGAGCCTGCAACCGCCCATGTCGGATTATATGTGGGTCTGAAAGAGTCTTCGACATCGCTAGCCTTGAAGAAATGTAATTACTGGATTTACCCTAATCAATATGACCACGACAAAGGGCGAGAAGAGTACAAAGACTTTAATGCCACAATACCGGTTTCTTTTGTTTCATTTCCTTCTGCGAAAGACCCCTTAGCAGAAAAGAGGCGTCCTGATAGATCAACTGCCGAAGTGATCATGTTAGTCCCTTATGAGTGGTTTACTCAATGGGAGAATACAAAATGGCAAAAGCGGGATGACGAATATAAAGCGCTCAAAGAAAAATTAGCGCAACAAATGCTAGAGCAGTTGTATCGTATCGCACCACAGCTGAAAGGAAAGATAGATTATTATGAGGTGTCTACACCGCTCAGTACTCGCCACTTTTCACAGCATAAGCAAGGCGAGATTTATGGTCTTGCACACTCTCCAAAGCGTTTTAGACAAAAATTCTTACGTATTCATACTCCCATAAAAAACCTGTTTCTTTCGGGACAAGATGTCATGACCGCAAGTATCGCGGGTGGCACCATGTCGGGGCTATTGTGTGCGTCGACAGTTTTGAAGGAGAACCTACTATGGACAGTCAACAAGGCAATAAAATAG
- a CDS encoding FAD-dependent oxidoreductase: MDSQQGNKIDFNQRIAILGAGAAGLSAAEALKLKGYKHVTLFERSDHAGGKCLSVDVNSKSYELGAGILTANNIIPLRLAKKYNVPIAPADFGHSIMVNKNGKRLPKQSLILKLKVLWQLVFRYRRILNKYKELEHPGFHNLHPSVTVPFGQFAKENKITDLADVFSLCLTGFGYCYADHVPTAYVLKYANWATIVSHFKKQVYVFPKGMQGLWTRVAKEHNIRFNTVITKITRAESITIDTKAGSEQFDRLIVTTPLDEMSLLMDMRPQEQALFKKIKYLDYQTILCTVNHFVEETGYVPENFISDRAGHPVFWYYRQVGEPVYSFYVLTDRDMSGEVINESELFNQAKAFDETRVIDNLKNFVGAMGAQVESVHQFVHWKYFPHVDAEEMNNGFYDKLENMQGSQHTYYAGEILNFSCVGFTSEYAEYIVNRYF, from the coding sequence ATGGACAGTCAACAAGGCAATAAAATAGATTTTAATCAACGTATTGCCATTTTAGGTGCGGGTGCCGCAGGGCTAAGTGCGGCGGAGGCGCTCAAATTAAAAGGGTATAAGCACGTCACATTATTTGAACGTAGTGATCATGCCGGTGGAAAATGCTTGAGTGTCGACGTTAACTCAAAAAGCTATGAGCTTGGCGCGGGTATTTTAACGGCTAACAATATAATCCCTCTTCGCTTGGCAAAAAAATATAATGTCCCTATCGCGCCAGCAGATTTTGGCCATAGTATTATGGTGAACAAAAATGGCAAACGACTGCCTAAACAATCGCTGATACTAAAGTTGAAAGTACTATGGCAGCTAGTATTTCGCTATAGGCGAATTTTAAACAAGTACAAAGAACTGGAACATCCAGGCTTTCACAATCTTCATCCTTCCGTCACCGTACCGTTTGGGCAATTTGCCAAAGAAAATAAAATCACCGATTTAGCAGATGTCTTTAGCTTATGCCTTACGGGGTTTGGCTATTGCTATGCGGATCATGTGCCAACAGCTTATGTGCTGAAGTACGCCAACTGGGCAACCATAGTCTCGCATTTCAAAAAACAAGTTTACGTTTTTCCCAAGGGAATGCAGGGGCTGTGGACACGTGTTGCCAAGGAACACAACATCAGATTTAACACCGTGATCACTAAAATCACGCGAGCAGAAAGCATCACCATCGACACTAAGGCAGGATCCGAACAATTCGATCGACTTATTGTCACGACGCCTTTGGACGAAATGTCATTATTGATGGATATGAGACCCCAAGAGCAGGCGCTATTTAAAAAAATTAAGTATCTGGACTATCAAACTATTCTTTGTACGGTTAATCACTTTGTGGAAGAGACGGGTTATGTACCAGAGAATTTTATCAGTGATCGCGCCGGACACCCGGTATTCTGGTATTACCGACAAGTTGGAGAACCCGTCTATTCTTTTTATGTATTAACAGATAGAGATATGAGTGGAGAAGTCATCAACGAGAGTGAGCTCTTTAATCAAGCGAAAGCATTCGATGAGACGAGAGTAATCGATAACCTGAAAAATTTTGTAGGAGCAATGGGCGCGCAGGTTGAGTCGGTTCATCAATTTGTTCATTGGAAATATTTTCCTCATGTCGACGCCGAGGAGATGAATAATGGTTTTTATGACAAACTAGAAAATATGCAAGGTAGTCAACATACATACTATGCTGGCGAGATACTCAATTTTAGTTGCGTGGGATTTACCAGCGAATATGCGGAATATATCGTAAATCGCTATTTTTAA